One segment of Salvia splendens isolate huo1 chromosome 20, SspV2, whole genome shotgun sequence DNA contains the following:
- the LOC121781328 gene encoding EPIDERMAL PATTERNING FACTOR-like protein 9 produces the protein MAPWEKHLLLLAFLYAALLIQDATGSTDYGIASPGIQDGSRRLLIGSVAPTCTYNECRGCRFKCRAEQVPVEGNDPINSAYHYKCVCHR, from the exons ATGGCCCCTTGGGAGAAGCATTTGCTCCTCCTCGCCTTCCTCTACGCCGCTCTCCTCATCCAAG ATGCCACAGGGTCTACAGATTATGGTATTGCATCACCAGGAATTCAA GATGGCTCTAGAAGATTGCTGATTGGCTCGGTGGCACCAACGTGCACCTACAACGAGTGCAGAGGGTGCCGGTTTAAGTGCAGAGCCGAGCAAGTTCCGGTTGAAGGCAACGATCCGATAAACAGCGCTTATCACTACAAATGTGTTTGTCACAGATAG